The Erythrobacter sp. Alg231-14 genome has a segment encoding these proteins:
- a CDS encoding deoxyguanosinetriphosphate triphosphohydrolase, producing the protein MTRAPYAADPNAHGGREFAALNRSTGESAADAPQETRGPRTDFQRDRDRIIHSMSFRRLKSKTQVFIAPDGDHYRTRLTHSIEVAQVGRVLARGLGLDEDLTEALCLAHDLGHPPFGHAGEDALSDAMARHGGFDHNAQALRTIMRLESPYPEHDGLNLTWDLLEGLAKHNGPIAAPNWALAQLDQAFPLALGTWPSLEAQIAAVSDDIAYDNHDIDDGLRAGFLDLDDLLELDFLADQWRAVERRFPNAPRDRQLRELIRDQIGLMVNDVLEHSRNAVKGFGSVAEIRDAGRQLAGFSPAMQDHERTLKSFMYEKLYYHPEQVAAASRARDVIARLFAAYSQDATLMPQRWQDALPESDPDRSRTIADFIAGMSDRFAIQSCEKIYGERPQGLINV; encoded by the coding sequence ATGACACGCGCCCCCTATGCCGCCGATCCCAACGCTCATGGCGGACGGGAATTCGCTGCCTTGAACCGTTCAACCGGCGAAAGTGCCGCCGACGCGCCCCAAGAAACGCGAGGGCCGCGCACCGATTTTCAACGCGACCGCGACAGGATCATCCATTCGATGAGCTTTCGTCGCCTTAAATCGAAAACTCAGGTTTTCATCGCGCCAGATGGCGACCATTACCGCACGCGATTGACCCATTCTATCGAAGTGGCCCAAGTCGGCCGCGTTTTAGCGCGCGGATTGGGTTTGGACGAAGATCTGACAGAGGCGTTGTGCCTTGCCCATGATCTGGGGCACCCACCCTTTGGCCACGCGGGGGAAGACGCCTTGTCCGATGCCATGGCGCGCCATGGCGGATTCGATCACAACGCTCAGGCGTTGCGCACAATCATGCGATTGGAAAGCCCGTATCCTGAGCATGACGGATTGAACCTGACATGGGATCTGTTGGAAGGGTTGGCCAAACACAATGGGCCGATTGCCGCGCCGAACTGGGCTTTGGCGCAATTGGATCAGGCATTCCCGCTCGCTCTGGGTACTTGGCCCTCGCTTGAGGCGCAGATCGCGGCAGTTTCCGATGACATCGCCTATGACAATCATGACATTGACGATGGCCTACGCGCTGGTTTTCTCGACCTCGATGACCTGCTCGAGCTCGACTTTCTGGCGGATCAATGGCGCGCGGTGGAACGCCGTTTCCCCAACGCGCCGCGTGATCGCCAATTGCGTGAGCTGATCCGGGATCAGATTGGATTGATGGTCAATGATGTTTTGGAACATTCTCGAAATGCGGTGAAGGGTTTTGGTTCCGTTGCAGAAATACGCGACGCAGGACGTCAATTGGCGGGCTTTTCACCAGCCATGCAAGACCACGAACGAACGTTAAAATCGTTCATGTACGAAAAGCTGTATTACCACCCTGAACAAGTCGCTGCCGCGTCTCGAGCGCGCGACGTGATTGCGCGGTTGTTCGCGGCCTATTCCCAAGATGCGACTTTGATGCCGCAACGTTGGCAGGATGCGCTGCCGGAAAGCGACCCAGATCGCAGCCGCACCATTGCCGATTTCATCGCGGGGATGAGCGACCGTTTCGCCATTCAATCATGTGAGAAAATTTACGGCGAACGGCCCCAAGGATTGATCAATGTCTGA
- a CDS encoding alpha/beta fold hydrolase has translation MKWILRILGVIVAVLVIAFFVFRTPDTDAAEMRAKYAGAPSQFVEIGNGVTVHLRDEGPTNEDPDAPTILLLHGSNADLSTWEPWADALSETHRIVRFDQVGHGLTGPDPAGDYSRANYADDIREVADALGLDSFIIGGNSMGGKHTLAFAVAYPDRVDAMIIVDGSGGTVPKPADDEEKNSGNIGFTIARIPGINLIAEQITPRALIAQSLEQSVSVKDIVTDEMVDRYWEMLRYPGNRAATMARFSTDYEPMTKAEIAALDMPTLILWGEEDRLIPVSAARWLDQALPNSDLVVYPAIGHLPQEEAPEATIADVRGWLAGLNTQSEE, from the coding sequence ATGAAGTGGATTTTGCGCATTCTAGGTGTGATCGTAGCGGTGCTCGTCATTGCGTTCTTCGTCTTTCGCACGCCCGACACGGACGCCGCCGAAATGCGCGCCAAATATGCCGGCGCTCCGTCGCAATTTGTTGAAATTGGCAACGGGGTCACCGTGCATTTGCGCGATGAGGGCCCAACGAATGAAGATCCCGACGCGCCGACGATCCTGCTTTTGCATGGGTCCAATGCCGATTTGTCGACTTGGGAACCTTGGGCCGACGCGTTGTCAGAAACCCATCGCATTGTCCGCTTTGATCAAGTGGGACACGGCCTAACTGGCCCCGATCCAGCAGGCGATTACAGCCGGGCCAACTATGCCGATGACATCCGCGAAGTCGCCGACGCGCTCGGCCTTGATAGCTTTATCATCGGCGGCAATTCGATGGGCGGCAAACACACATTGGCCTTCGCCGTGGCGTATCCAGACCGCGTCGACGCAATGATCATTGTCGATGGCAGCGGCGGGACCGTGCCAAAACCTGCGGATGATGAGGAAAAGAACAGCGGCAATATCGGTTTCACCATTGCCCGGATTCCCGGCATCAACTTGATCGCAGAACAAATAACGCCGCGCGCCTTGATCGCGCAAAGCCTTGAACAATCGGTGTCTGTCAAAGACATCGTCACCGATGAAATGGTTGATCGCTATTGGGAAATGCTGCGTTATCCCGGCAATCGCGCAGCGACAATGGCGCGATTTTCAACCGACTATGAACCGATGACCAAAGCCGAAATCGCTGCGCTTGATATGCCCACATTGATCCTATGGGGGGAAGAGGACCGTTTGATCCCGGTTTCGGCGGCGCGTTGGCTGGACCAAGCATTGCCCAACAGCGATTTGGTTGTTTATCCAGCGATCGGCCACCTCCCGCAGGAAGAAGCGCCCGAAGCAACTATTGCTGATGTGCGGGGCTGGCTTGCCGGTTTAAACACTCAATCCGAAGAATAA
- a CDS encoding NAD(P)H-binding protein, whose protein sequence is MSDAHKEKTPVRLGLVGATGLIGRRLITLSSAGEEARIVGIARREVDLPKGARVEMFVAEPEKWGEVMEAVRPQALICALGTTWKKAGRDEAAFRAVDHDLVVSTAIAAKQSGITNMVLVTAAGADAQSKSLYMRVKGEVERAVSNVGFKRLDILRPGLLKGPRQNDLRPIEAIAQVVSPLVDPLIPAKWDMYRSVDADLVAEAILGLALRKAAGRFTHDNEAMKRAAREWRTKAGPAPE, encoded by the coding sequence ATGTCTGATGCGCACAAAGAGAAAACGCCGGTGCGATTGGGTTTGGTCGGTGCGACGGGTTTGATTGGGCGTCGCCTAATCACCCTATCAAGCGCCGGCGAAGAAGCCCGCATCGTTGGTATTGCACGCAGAGAAGTCGATTTGCCGAAAGGCGCGCGGGTCGAAATGTTTGTGGCTGAGCCGGAAAAATGGGGCGAAGTCATGGAAGCGGTCCGCCCCCAGGCGCTTATCTGCGCCTTGGGAACGACATGGAAAAAAGCAGGTCGGGACGAAGCGGCCTTTCGCGCGGTTGATCACGATCTCGTCGTTTCGACCGCCATCGCGGCTAAGCAATCTGGCATAACGAACATGGTGTTGGTCACCGCCGCGGGTGCCGATGCTCAATCTAAAAGCTTGTATATGCGGGTCAAAGGCGAGGTGGAGCGCGCGGTGTCGAATGTCGGTTTCAAACGGCTCGACATATTGCGTCCCGGCCTTTTGAAAGGGCCCAGACAGAATGATCTGAGGCCGATCGAAGCGATCGCGCAAGTCGTTAGCCCGTTGGTTGATCCCTTGATCCCGGCAAAGTGGGACATGTACCGATCGGTTGACGCCGACTTGGTTGCGGAGGCGATTTTGGGTCTTGCGTTGCGCAAGGCCGCGGGCCGCTTTACCCATGACAATGAAGCGATGAAACGCGCCGCGCGGGAATGGCGGACGAAAGCAGGGCCTGCGCCGGAATAG
- a CDS encoding parallel beta-helix domain-containing protein, whose product MIKLPNVRLAAAALLLSSAAPVWAETHTITPGEGAQERLQEALILAEPGDEIVLEAGRYVLTDGLSLDVDGVTVRGAGMDGTVLDFTTQAGSGEGLLVTSDNVTLRDFALENPQGDGIKSKGADNIVYYRVRVTWTNGPDAGNGAYGIYPVESTGVLVDGAKVTGASDAGIYVGQSNLITVRNSIAEANVAGIEIENSRNALVEHNIAIRNTGGILIFDLPGLPVMGGGNVIVANNLVVANDTPNFAPPGNIVAGVRRGTGIMVMANDNVLIENNILQQNPTAPIMVIAYTQQTDDERYNPFPRDVVVAENNYGIGGDDPQLEGAEMLLAAFGGALPPVLWDGLGSLTAVAGTQGWSLNLTEAGVGLDGASPSPLTVPEPEAEFNRDGIGAPAELDARIS is encoded by the coding sequence ATGATCAAATTGCCAAACGTACGCCTTGCTGCGGCGGCCTTGCTGTTATCCAGCGCCGCCCCCGTTTGGGCCGAAACCCACACGATTACGCCGGGCGAAGGCGCGCAAGAACGTTTGCAAGAAGCATTGATCCTTGCCGAACCGGGCGATGAAATCGTTCTGGAGGCTGGGCGTTACGTTCTAACCGACGGCCTTAGTCTCGATGTCGATGGTGTCACCGTGCGCGGCGCGGGGATGGACGGAACGGTTCTAGATTTCACGACCCAAGCGGGATCGGGTGAAGGGCTGCTGGTCACATCAGACAACGTAACGTTGCGTGATTTCGCATTGGAAAACCCCCAAGGCGACGGGATTAAATCCAAAGGCGCAGACAACATCGTATATTACCGCGTCCGCGTGACGTGGACCAACGGACCCGATGCGGGCAACGGCGCCTATGGGATCTATCCCGTCGAAAGCACGGGCGTATTGGTTGATGGTGCCAAAGTAACAGGTGCATCGGATGCCGGTATCTATGTCGGCCAATCGAACTTGATTACCGTGCGCAATTCCATCGCAGAGGCCAATGTGGCCGGAATTGAGATTGAAAACAGCCGCAATGCATTGGTCGAACACAATATTGCCATCCGCAACACCGGCGGCATCTTGATTTTCGATCTACCCGGATTGCCTGTGATGGGCGGCGGCAATGTCATTGTGGCCAACAATCTGGTCGTCGCTAATGACACGCCGAACTTTGCCCCTCCCGGCAACATTGTCGCGGGCGTGCGGCGCGGGACCGGCATTATGGTTATGGCCAATGACAATGTGTTGATCGAAAACAATATCCTTCAACAAAACCCGACCGCGCCGATCATGGTTATCGCCTACACCCAACAAACCGATGATGAACGCTACAACCCCTTTCCGAGGGATGTGGTGGTCGCAGAGAACAATTACGGCATCGGCGGTGACGATCCTCAATTGGAAGGCGCAGAAATGCTGCTCGCTGCGTTTGGTGGGGCGTTGCCACCGGTCTTGTGGGACGGATTGGGCAGCCTGACTGCGGTTGCCGGTACGCAGGGTTGGTCTTTGAACCTAACCGAGGCGGGCGTAGGGCTGGACGGTGCATCGCCATCGCCGCTCACAGTGCCAGAGCCTGAGGCGGAATTTAACCGCGACGGTATTGGCGCTCCTGCCGAATTGGACGCGCGCATTTCGTGA
- a CDS encoding SO2930 family diheme c-type cytochrome → MTRSASFLMVAVCALGGSFVAQSTLAQSAASLAVNDGVIVTDGMPRMLADFGFFADAAGTVPVPGLISYELNTPLWSDGADKLRYLYVPEGSMVESDGDGLLQFPVGSAIIKTFAFGEGADQRYIETRVLLHRADGWIALPYRWNEEQTEAPLALAGARVSIATPAGDEISYRIPNKNQCKSCHALNDAVMPIGPKARNLSSELLAQLVSQGRMDTPPKVTSVLPVWGAAGGNMAAQARAYLDVNCAHCHQPGGGASNSGLDLRWEQDDAFAVGVRKPPVAAGRGAGGLLVSIEPGNPDASILVHRMNSAEPGVAMPELGRSTIDHQAVRVMRDWIAEMDE, encoded by the coding sequence GTGACACGTTCCGCATCGTTCTTGATGGTGGCCGTTTGTGCTTTGGGCGGCTCGTTTGTCGCGCAATCGACATTGGCGCAATCTGCCGCATCGCTCGCTGTCAATGATGGTGTGATCGTGACCGACGGCATGCCGCGCATGTTGGCGGATTTCGGCTTCTTCGCCGATGCCGCTGGCACGGTGCCAGTTCCTGGACTGATCTCCTATGAATTGAACACGCCATTGTGGTCGGATGGCGCGGATAAACTGCGCTATTTGTATGTACCCGAAGGGTCAATGGTTGAAAGCGACGGGGACGGCTTGCTGCAATTCCCGGTTGGCTCTGCAATCATCAAAACGTTCGCATTCGGGGAAGGGGCGGATCAACGTTACATCGAAACGCGTGTCTTATTGCATCGTGCAGATGGATGGATTGCTCTGCCATATCGTTGGAACGAGGAACAAACCGAAGCGCCTCTTGCGTTGGCGGGGGCGCGTGTATCGATTGCGACGCCCGCTGGTGACGAAATCAGTTACCGCATCCCGAACAAGAACCAGTGCAAATCATGCCACGCATTGAACGATGCCGTCATGCCAATTGGGCCCAAAGCGCGCAATTTGTCTTCGGAATTGTTGGCGCAATTGGTGTCACAAGGGCGCATGGATACGCCGCCAAAAGTTACGAGCGTTTTGCCTGTATGGGGCGCAGCCGGCGGGAATATGGCGGCGCAAGCTCGTGCCTATCTCGATGTGAATTGTGCGCATTGCCATCAACCCGGCGGCGGGGCGTCGAATTCGGGCCTCGATCTGCGATGGGAACAGGATGATGCCTTTGCCGTCGGCGTGCGTAAACCGCCAGTTGCCGCTGGGCGCGGGGCAGGGGGGCTGTTGGTCTCTATCGAGCCAGGCAATCCCGACGCATCAATTTTGGTGCACCGAATGAATTCGGCCGAACCGGGTGTGGCAATGCCCGAATTGGGTCGATCAACGATCGATCATCAGGCGGTCAGGGTGATGCGTGATTGGATTGCGGAGATGGACGAATGA
- a CDS encoding amino acid racemase — MRKLGMIGGMSWVSTGIYYDRINRIVQRRAAPMASAPLLIESLDFCQLYAIREDKDWKRAASILAESAKRLEGAGAQALIINANSMHKLYDDVAAAVDIPILHIAEFVGKALKKAGRKKAALIGTRNVMTESFYRKRLVAHGIDLLPPNMVNVETLDRIIYDELMVGKFTRDAERTMKTIITNKAQEGADSIVLACTELDLIVDVDANVLPVFDSTRIHCEAAANWILEQEAAD, encoded by the coding sequence TTGCGTAAACTGGGCATGATTGGCGGTATGAGTTGGGTCTCTACCGGAATATATTACGATCGGATCAACCGGATCGTGCAACGTCGCGCGGCCCCTATGGCAAGCGCACCGTTGTTGATTGAGAGCCTCGATTTTTGTCAGCTTTACGCGATCCGTGAAGACAAAGATTGGAAACGCGCGGCCAGTATTTTGGCAGAGAGCGCCAAACGGCTCGAAGGGGCCGGGGCGCAAGCGTTGATTATAAACGCCAATTCGATGCACAAATTGTACGATGACGTCGCCGCCGCCGTCGACATCCCCATCCTGCATATCGCAGAATTTGTTGGCAAAGCGTTGAAGAAGGCGGGGCGCAAGAAAGCCGCTCTGATCGGAACTCGCAATGTGATGACCGAGAGTTTTTACCGCAAACGCTTGGTCGCGCACGGCATCGATTTGTTGCCGCCCAATATGGTCAATGTCGAAACGCTGGACCGCATCATTTACGACGAATTGATGGTGGGCAAATTCACCCGCGATGCAGAACGCACGATGAAAACGATCATCACCAACAAGGCACAAGAGGGTGCGGATTCCATTGTACTTGCCTGCACCGAATTGGATTTGATCGTGGATGTTGATGCCAATGTCTTGCCGGTGTTCGACTCTACAAGAATCCATTGTGAGGCGGCCGCCAACTGGATTCTTGAGCAAGAAGCGGCGGATTAA